A DNA window from Streptomyces sp. 71268 contains the following coding sequences:
- the ffh gene encoding signal recognition particle protein produces the protein MFDTLSDRLAATFKNLRGKGRLSEADIDATAREIRIALLEADVALPVVRAFIKQVKERALGAEVSQALNPAQQVIKIVNEELVGILGGETRRLRFAKTPPTVIMLAGLQGAGKTTLAGKLGRWLRTQGHTPLLVACDLQRPNAVNQLSVVAERAGVAIYAPEPGNGVGDPVRVAEDSIAFARSKQYDVVIVDTAGRLGIDQELMQQAADIRDAVRPDEVLFVVDAMIGQDAVNTAEAFRDGVGFDGVVLSKLDGDARGGAALSIAHVTGRQIMFASNGEKLDDFDAFHPDRMASRILGMGDMLSLIEKAEQTFSQAEAEKMAAKLAKGPKEFTLDDFLAQMEQVRKMGSISKLLGMLPGMGQIKDQINNLDEKDVDRTAAIIKSMTPAERQEPTIINGSRRARIARGSGVDVSAVKNLVERFFEARKMMSKMAQGGGMPGMPGMPGMPGMGGGSRKKGKPQKKAKGKQRSGNPMKRKAEEQAAAERRAAGTGGQQGDAFGLPGAGKDASSFELPKEFRDMLPPQQ, from the coding sequence GTGTTCGATACCCTCTCCGACCGCCTCGCAGCGACGTTCAAGAACCTCCGGGGCAAGGGGCGCCTGTCCGAGGCGGACATCGACGCCACGGCGCGCGAGATCCGTATCGCCCTCCTTGAGGCGGACGTCGCCCTGCCCGTGGTCCGGGCGTTCATCAAGCAGGTCAAGGAGCGCGCGCTCGGTGCCGAGGTCTCCCAGGCGCTGAACCCCGCCCAGCAGGTCATCAAGATCGTTAACGAGGAGCTGGTCGGCATCCTCGGTGGCGAGACCCGCCGCCTGCGGTTCGCCAAGACCCCGCCCACCGTCATCATGCTGGCCGGTCTCCAGGGCGCCGGTAAGACCACCCTCGCCGGCAAGCTCGGCCGGTGGCTGCGCACGCAGGGGCACACGCCGCTGCTCGTGGCCTGTGACCTCCAGCGCCCCAACGCCGTCAACCAGCTCTCGGTCGTCGCCGAGCGCGCCGGGGTCGCGATCTACGCGCCCGAGCCGGGCAACGGCGTGGGTGACCCGGTCCGGGTCGCCGAGGACTCCATCGCCTTCGCCAGGTCCAAGCAGTACGACGTGGTGATCGTCGACACCGCGGGGCGCCTCGGTATCGACCAGGAGCTGATGCAGCAGGCCGCGGACATCCGTGACGCCGTGCGGCCGGACGAGGTGCTGTTCGTCGTCGACGCGATGATCGGCCAGGACGCGGTGAACACCGCGGAGGCGTTCCGGGACGGCGTCGGGTTCGACGGCGTCGTGCTCTCCAAGCTTGACGGTGACGCCCGCGGTGGTGCGGCGCTGTCCATCGCGCACGTCACCGGCCGGCAGATCATGTTCGCGTCGAACGGTGAGAAGCTCGACGACTTCGACGCGTTCCACCCGGACCGCATGGCCTCCCGCATCCTCGGCATGGGCGACATGCTGAGTCTGATCGAGAAGGCCGAGCAGACCTTCAGCCAGGCCGAGGCCGAGAAGATGGCGGCCAAGCTGGCGAAGGGCCCCAAGGAGTTCACGCTCGACGACTTCCTGGCGCAGATGGAGCAGGTCCGCAAGATGGGCTCCATCTCGAAGCTGCTCGGCATGCTGCCGGGCATGGGCCAGATCAAGGACCAGATCAACAACCTGGACGAGAAGGACGTCGACCGTACCGCCGCGATCATCAAGTCGATGACCCCGGCCGAACGGCAGGAGCCGACGATCATCAACGGCTCGCGCCGTGCCCGTATCGCACGCGGCTCCGGTGTCGACGTCAGCGCGGTCAAGAACCTCGTCGAGCGCTTCTTCGAGGCGCGCAAGATGATGTCGAAGATGGCCCAGGGCGGCGGCATGCCGGGGATGCCCGGCATGCCTGGGATGCCGGGCATGGGTGGCGGCTCGCGCAAGAAGGGCAAGCCCCAGAAGAAGGCCAAGGGCAAGCAGCGCAGCGGTAACCCCATGAAGCGCAAGGCCGAGGAGCAGGCCGCGGCGGAGCGCCGCGCCGCGGGTACCGGCGGCCAGCAGGGCGACGCGTTCGGGCTGCCGGGCGCCGGCAAGGACGCGAGCTCGTTCGAGCTGCCCAAGGAGTTCCGCGACATGCTTCCGCCGCAGCAGTAA
- the rplS gene encoding 50S ribosomal protein L19, which produces MHLLDNVDAASLRSDVPAFRPGDTVNVHVRVIEGNRSRVQQFKGVVIRRQGSGVRETFTVRKVSFSVGVERTFPVHTPIVEKIELVTRGDVRRAKLYYLRDLRGKAAKIKEKRDN; this is translated from the coding sequence ATGCACCTTCTCGACAACGTCGACGCCGCGTCGCTGCGCAGCGATGTCCCGGCCTTCCGCCCCGGCGACACGGTCAACGTCCACGTCCGCGTCATCGAGGGCAACCGCTCTCGTGTGCAGCAGTTCAAGGGCGTTGTCATCCGCCGCCAGGGCTCCGGCGTGCGGGAGACCTTCACCGTCCGCAAGGTCAGCTTCAGCGTTGGCGTCGAGCGCACCTTCCCGGTTCACACCCCGATCGTCGAGAAGATCGAGCTCGTGACCCGCGGTGACGTCCGCCGTGCGAAGCTGTACTACCTCCGTGACCTCCGCGGCAAGGCCGCGAAGATCAAGGAGAAGCGCGACAACTGA
- the trmD gene encoding tRNA (guanosine(37)-N1)-methyltransferase TrmD, producing the protein MRLDVITIFPEYLEPLNVSLVGKARARGQLDVRVHDLREWTHDRHNTVDDTPYGGGPGMVMKPEPWGEALDAVLDSDTERDGAGPALVVPTPSGRPFTQALAMELSERPWLVFAPARYEGIDRRVIDEYGQRLDVYEVSIGDYVLAGGEAAVLVITEAVARLLPGVLGNAESHRDDSFAPGAMADLLEGPVYTKPPEWRGRTIPDVLVSGHHGKIARWRRDEAFRRTANNRPDLIERCDPASFDKGDRAILAALGWQQGADGRFGPPGAAVEE; encoded by the coding sequence ATGCGGCTCGACGTCATCACGATCTTTCCGGAGTACCTGGAGCCGCTCAACGTGTCGCTGGTCGGCAAGGCGCGCGCCCGCGGCCAGCTCGACGTGCGCGTGCACGACCTGCGGGAGTGGACACACGACCGGCACAACACGGTGGACGACACCCCATACGGCGGCGGCCCGGGCATGGTGATGAAGCCCGAGCCGTGGGGCGAGGCGCTCGACGCCGTACTCGACTCCGACACGGAGCGGGACGGGGCCGGCCCCGCCCTCGTCGTGCCGACGCCCAGCGGGCGTCCCTTCACCCAGGCGTTGGCGATGGAGCTCTCCGAGCGGCCGTGGCTGGTTTTCGCGCCGGCCCGCTATGAAGGCATCGACCGTCGGGTCATCGACGAGTACGGGCAGCGCCTTGACGTGTACGAGGTCTCCATCGGCGACTACGTGCTCGCCGGCGGCGAGGCGGCGGTACTGGTGATCACCGAGGCGGTCGCCCGACTTCTGCCGGGTGTGCTCGGCAACGCCGAGTCGCACCGCGACGACTCCTTCGCCCCCGGGGCCATGGCCGACCTGCTGGAGGGCCCCGTCTACACCAAGCCGCCGGAGTGGCGTGGCCGCACCATCCCCGACGTGCTGGTCAGCGGGCATCACGGGAAGATCGCCCGGTGGCGCAGGGACGAGGCGTTCCGGCGCACCGCGAACAACCGCCCCGACCTGATCGAACGGTGCGACCCCGCGTCGTTCGACAAGGGCGACCGCGCGATCCTGGCCGCCCTGGGCTGGCAGCAGGGGGCGGATGGCCGATTTGGGCCGCCGGGGGCGGCCGTGGAAGAATAG
- the rpsP gene encoding 30S ribosomal protein S16: MAVKIKLKRLGKIRAPHYRIIVADSRTRRDGRAIEEIGLYHPVQNPSRIEVDSERVQYWLSVGAQPTEPVAAILKVTGDWQKFKGLPAPEPMKVAEPKADKSALFEAAAKNAGDEPKGEAITPKAKKADKKSDEAAPAAESTESTEA, from the coding sequence GTGGCAGTCAAGATCAAGCTGAAGCGCCTGGGCAAGATCCGCGCGCCTCACTACCGCATCATCGTCGCCGACTCCCGTACCCGCCGTGACGGCCGGGCCATCGAGGAGATCGGCCTGTACCACCCGGTGCAGAACCCCTCGCGCATCGAGGTCGACTCGGAGCGCGTGCAGTACTGGCTGAGCGTTGGCGCCCAGCCGACCGAGCCGGTCGCGGCCATCCTCAAGGTCACCGGTGACTGGCAGAAGTTCAAGGGCCTGCCGGCTCCGGAGCCGATGAAGGTCGCCGAGCCGAAGGCCGACAAGAGCGCGCTGTTCGAGGCCGCGGCCAAGAACGCCGGTGACGAGCCGAAGGGTGAGGCCATCACCCCGAAGGCGAAGAAGGCCGACAAGAAGTCGGACGAGGCGGCCCCGGCTGCTGAGTCCACCGAGTCGACCGAGGCCTGA
- a CDS encoding ammonium transporter yields MNGADTAFVLISAALVMVMTPGLAFFYGGMVRVKSALNMLMMSFISLGIVSVLWVLYGYSLAFGDDVGAGLLGNLDHVGLRGVDASTLTGGDEGIPVFAFAVFQLMFAALTPALMSGALADRVKFSAWALFVTLWVSLVYFPVAHWVWQADGWLFRLEVIDFAGGTAVHINAGIGALAAVLVVGKRIGFTRDPMRPHSLPLVMLGVALLWFGWFGFNAGSALAANGTAATMALNTQAATGAAMLGWLAYERVRHGAFTTLGAASGAVAGLVAITPAGAHVDAMGALLIGAVAGAVCSWAVSFKYKLGIDDSLDVVGVHLAGGLVGTLLVGVLAIDGVGGLRQLGKQATGAFAVLGFSFVASWLLAKLVDALIGFRAAEDDEVGGVDQAFHAETAYDLGSVAAVGASRATGPTGPGWNQHDVATVRQSGNAKVDA; encoded by the coding sequence TTGAACGGCGCAGACACCGCATTCGTCCTGATCAGTGCCGCACTCGTGATGGTGATGACACCTGGCCTCGCCTTCTTCTACGGAGGCATGGTGCGAGTCAAGAGCGCCCTCAACATGCTCATGATGTCCTTCATCTCGCTGGGCATCGTGAGCGTGCTGTGGGTGCTCTACGGCTACTCGCTGGCCTTCGGCGACGACGTGGGGGCGGGGCTGCTCGGCAACCTCGACCACGTCGGCCTCAGGGGCGTGGACGCCAGCACGCTCACGGGCGGCGATGAGGGAATCCCCGTCTTCGCCTTCGCCGTGTTCCAGCTCATGTTCGCGGCGCTGACGCCCGCGTTGATGAGCGGCGCGTTGGCCGACCGCGTGAAGTTCAGCGCCTGGGCCCTGTTCGTCACCCTGTGGGTGAGCCTCGTCTACTTCCCGGTCGCGCACTGGGTGTGGCAGGCGGACGGCTGGCTGTTCCGACTGGAGGTCATCGACTTCGCCGGCGGCACCGCCGTGCACATCAACGCCGGCATCGGGGCGCTCGCGGCGGTGCTCGTCGTCGGTAAGCGGATCGGGTTCACGCGCGACCCCATGCGCCCGCACAGCCTGCCCCTGGTGATGCTGGGCGTGGCGCTGCTGTGGTTCGGCTGGTTCGGCTTCAACGCGGGCTCCGCGCTCGCCGCGAACGGCACCGCCGCCACCATGGCCCTGAACACGCAGGCCGCCACCGGCGCCGCGATGCTCGGCTGGCTGGCGTACGAGCGCGTCCGGCACGGCGCGTTCACCACCCTGGGTGCCGCCTCCGGCGCCGTCGCCGGACTGGTGGCCATCACTCCCGCGGGCGCGCACGTGGACGCGATGGGCGCGCTGCTCATCGGCGCCGTGGCGGGCGCCGTCTGCTCCTGGGCGGTGAGCTTCAAGTACAAGCTGGGCATCGACGACTCGCTCGACGTGGTCGGGGTACACCTCGCGGGCGGGCTCGTCGGCACGCTCCTGGTCGGGGTGCTGGCCATCGACGGCGTCGGCGGACTCAGGCAGTTGGGCAAGCAGGCGACAGGCGCGTTCGCCGTGCTCGGGTTCTCCTTCGTCGCCTCGTGGCTGCTGGCCAAGCTGGTGGACGCCCTCATCGGCTTCCGGGCCGCCGAGGACGACGAGGTCGGCGGCGTCGACCAAGCGTTCCACGCGGAGACGGCCTACGACCTCGGCTCCGTCGCAGCCGTGGGCGCCAGCCGCGCCACGGGGCCTACAGGTCCCGGCTGGAACCAGCATGACGTCGCCACGGTGCGGCAGTCGGGGAACGCGAAGGTGGACGCATGA
- a CDS encoding bifunctional DNA primase/polymerase, whose product MGFTIGGIRDIRSASRRRGRTSESTTVAEYTGLWGWDVRPGARAVRGAGGTRECSCGAVDCPAPGAHPLAGTELVPAGSTLDEAAVIWSGTPGAAMLLPVGRAFDVLEVGEAVGRHALVRLERMGLPLGPVAVTPEGLAQFFVAPGAATELPHLLYRMGWDDADLGLRCLGHGEHVTAPPSDRGGLGPVRWLRPPTLDTADSPPHARLLLGTLAYVCHRSGT is encoded by the coding sequence ATGGGCTTCACGATCGGCGGCATCCGAGACATCCGGTCGGCCTCACGGCGCCGCGGCCGTACGAGCGAAAGCACGACGGTGGCGGAGTACACCGGACTGTGGGGGTGGGACGTGAGGCCCGGAGCCCGAGCCGTGCGGGGAGCCGGTGGGACGCGCGAGTGCTCCTGCGGGGCGGTCGACTGCCCCGCCCCCGGAGCGCATCCACTGGCCGGAACGGAACTGGTCCCGGCGGGCTCCACCCTCGACGAGGCCGCGGTGATCTGGTCGGGTACGCCGGGCGCCGCGATGCTCCTCCCCGTCGGTCGCGCCTTCGACGTCCTTGAGGTGGGTGAGGCGGTGGGGCGCCACGCTCTGGTACGGCTGGAGCGCATGGGCTTACCGCTCGGCCCAGTGGCCGTCACACCCGAAGGACTCGCGCAGTTCTTCGTCGCCCCCGGAGCCGCGACCGAACTCCCGCACCTGCTCTACCGCATGGGTTGGGACGACGCCGACCTCGGCCTGCGCTGCCTCGGCCACGGCGAGCACGTCACGGCGCCGCCATCCGACCGCGGCGGACTCGGCCCCGTCCGCTGGCTGCGCCCACCCACCCTGGACACCGCCGACAGCCCCCCGCACGCGCGCCTGCTCCTCGGCACGCTGGCCTACGTCTGCCACCGCTCAGGAACCTGA
- the lepB gene encoding signal peptidase I: MDTDAQISERDRSPDPEPGPEQRSRSSRFPWLTGGGPWRRTGLLAAACVTCVLLLSAFVVQPFLIPSTSMENTLKVGDRVLVNKLAYRFGDQPRRGDVVVFDGTGSFAEEYPSENPVTSLLRSAAAAVGLAEPAETDYVKRVVGVGGDRVTCCDKRGRIKVNGQAVDEDYLYPGDAPSHVPFDVVVPDGKLWVMGDHRSASRDSRDRLGAPGGGFVPEEKVIGRADWIGWPLNRVRSLHRPDAFAQVPEPGETPASGRRHG, encoded by the coding sequence ATGGACACCGACGCACAGATCTCGGAGCGCGACCGCTCTCCCGACCCCGAACCGGGTCCGGAGCAGCGGTCGCGCTCTTCGCGTTTCCCGTGGCTGACCGGCGGCGGCCCCTGGCGGCGAACGGGGCTGCTGGCCGCAGCGTGCGTGACGTGCGTCCTGCTGCTGAGCGCCTTCGTGGTGCAGCCCTTCCTCATCCCCAGTACCTCGATGGAGAACACCCTCAAGGTCGGGGACCGGGTGCTGGTGAACAAGCTGGCGTACCGTTTCGGTGATCAGCCGCGGCGCGGCGACGTCGTGGTCTTCGACGGCACCGGTTCCTTCGCGGAGGAGTACCCGTCGGAGAATCCCGTCACGTCGCTGCTGCGCTCGGCGGCCGCGGCGGTCGGCCTGGCCGAGCCCGCCGAGACCGATTACGTCAAGCGCGTGGTGGGCGTCGGGGGCGACCGGGTCACCTGCTGCGACAAGCGGGGGAGGATCAAGGTGAACGGTCAGGCGGTGGACGAGGACTACCTGTACCCCGGGGACGCCCCGTCCCACGTGCCCTTCGACGTCGTGGTGCCCGACGGCAAGCTGTGGGTGATGGGCGACCACCGCAGCGCCTCGCGTGACTCCCGCGACCGCCTCGGCGCGCCGGGGGGCGGCTTCGTGCCCGAGGAAAAAGTCATCGGACGGGCCGACTGGATCGGCTGGCCACTGAACCGCGTTCGTTCCCTGCACCGCCCCGACGCCTTCGCCCAGGTGCCGGAGCCCGGCGAGACGCCGGCCTCGGGCCGGCGCCATGGGTAA
- the proS gene encoding proline--tRNA ligase has product MAKAPVLTPQADDFPRWYQDLINKAELADNGPVRGTMVIRPYGYGLWERMQRELDDRIKEAGAANAYFPLFIPQSYLTREAEHVEGFAPELAVVTHGGGKELEEPVVVRPTSETIINEYFSKWVQSYRDLPLLINQWANVVRWEMRPRVFLRTSEFLWQEGHTAHATYEDARDYAARIHREVYADFMVNVLGIDVVLGRKTVKERFAGAINTLTLEGMMGDGKALQLGTSHELGQNFAKAFNTQYLSADGGRELVWQTSWGVSTRMVGGLIMSHGDDSGLRVPPRLAPVQAVVLAIKGEESVAAVRALGDKLKAAGIRVQVDDRVDVPFGRRAVDWELKGVPVRIEIGPRDLENGTAMLARRIPGGKEPVRAETLPEVLPAILEEDQALLLQQSRERRESRTTEVATLDEAAQAATAGGWARIPWAKLGPEGEAKLAEQAVSVRCLIAEDGSVPDADDAPGTVAIVARSY; this is encoded by the coding sequence ATGGCAAAGGCTCCCGTACTCACGCCCCAGGCGGACGATTTCCCGCGCTGGTACCAGGATCTGATCAACAAGGCCGAACTGGCCGACAACGGCCCGGTGCGCGGCACCATGGTCATCCGACCGTACGGGTACGGGCTCTGGGAGCGGATGCAGCGGGAGCTGGACGACCGGATCAAGGAGGCGGGCGCCGCCAACGCGTACTTCCCCCTGTTCATCCCGCAGTCGTACCTGACCCGCGAGGCCGAGCACGTCGAGGGCTTCGCGCCGGAGCTGGCGGTCGTCACGCACGGTGGCGGCAAGGAGCTGGAAGAGCCGGTCGTGGTGCGCCCCACGTCCGAGACGATCATCAACGAGTACTTCTCGAAGTGGGTGCAGAGCTACCGGGACCTGCCGCTGCTGATCAACCAGTGGGCCAACGTGGTCCGCTGGGAGATGCGCCCGCGGGTGTTCCTGCGCACCTCCGAGTTCCTCTGGCAGGAGGGGCACACGGCGCACGCCACGTACGAGGACGCGCGGGACTACGCCGCGCGCATCCACCGCGAGGTGTACGCCGACTTCATGGTGAACGTCCTGGGCATCGACGTGGTGCTCGGGCGGAAGACCGTGAAGGAGCGGTTCGCGGGCGCGATCAACACCCTCACCCTTGAGGGCATGATGGGCGACGGCAAGGCGTTGCAGCTCGGCACCAGCCACGAGCTCGGCCAGAACTTCGCCAAGGCGTTCAACACCCAGTACCTCTCGGCCGACGGCGGCCGTGAGCTGGTGTGGCAGACCTCGTGGGGCGTCTCGACCCGGATGGTCGGCGGACTGATCATGTCGCACGGTGACGACAGTGGACTGCGGGTGCCGCCGCGGCTCGCGCCCGTGCAGGCCGTGGTGTTGGCGATCAAGGGCGAGGAGTCCGTTGCCGCCGTGCGGGCCCTGGGTGACAAGCTGAAGGCCGCCGGCATCCGCGTGCAGGTCGACGACCGGGTGGACGTCCCGTTCGGCCGTCGCGCCGTGGACTGGGAGCTCAAGGGCGTACCGGTGCGGATCGAGATCGGCCCGCGCGACCTGGAGAACGGCACCGCCATGCTCGCCCGGCGCATCCCCGGGGGCAAGGAGCCGGTCCGCGCTGAGACCCTCCCCGAGGTCCTGCCCGCGATCCTCGAAGAGGACCAGGCACTGCTGCTCCAGCAGTCCCGCGAGCGCCGCGAGAGCCGTACGACGGAGGTGGCCACCCTCGACGAGGCCGCGCAGGCCGCGACGGCGGGCGGCTGGGCGCGCATCCCGTGGGCGAAGCTCGGCCCCGAGGGCGAGGCCAAACTGGCTGAACAGGCTGTGTCCGTACGGTGTTTGATCGCCGAGGATGGTTCGGTGCCGGACGCGGACGACGCTCCCGGTACGGTCGCCATCGTCGCCCGCTCCTACTGA
- the rimM gene encoding ribosome maturation factor RimM (Essential for efficient processing of 16S rRNA) — translation MQLVVARVGRAHGIKGEVTVEVRTDEPELRLAPGSVLATEPPSAGPLTIETGRVHSGRLLLRFAGVSDRTGAEALRNVLLIAEVDPEDVPEDPEEFYDHQLIDLDVVTVDGTLVGRIAEISHLPYQDLLIVRRPDGGEVMVPFVAEIVPEIDLTEQRAIIDPPPGLLDDGAAEVARGGDDA, via the coding sequence GTGCAGTTGGTAGTCGCGCGCGTCGGCCGCGCCCACGGCATCAAGGGCGAGGTCACGGTCGAGGTACGGACCGACGAGCCGGAACTGCGGCTCGCACCTGGCTCCGTTCTGGCGACGGAGCCCCCGTCGGCGGGGCCGCTGACGATCGAAACCGGCCGCGTCCACAGCGGGCGCCTGCTGCTGCGCTTCGCCGGCGTCAGCGACCGTACCGGGGCCGAGGCGCTCCGTAACGTCCTGCTGATCGCCGAGGTGGACCCCGAGGACGTCCCCGAGGACCCCGAGGAGTTCTACGACCACCAGCTCATCGACCTGGACGTGGTCACCGTGGACGGGACCCTGGTGGGGCGCATCGCGGAGATCTCCCACCTGCCCTACCAGGACCTGCTCATCGTGCGGCGTCCCGACGGGGGCGAGGTGATGGTGCCGTTCGTCGCCGAGATCGTTCCCGAGATCGACCTCACGGAGCAGCGGGCGATCATCGACCCGCCGCCGGGGCTGCTGGACGACGGGGCGGCCGAGGTGGCACGGGGCGGGGACGACGCCTGA
- a CDS encoding RNA-binding protein yields the protein MLEEALEHLVKGIVDNPDDVQVASRVLRRGRVLEVRVHPDDLGKVIGRNGRTARALRTVVGAIGGRGIRVDLVDVDQVR from the coding sequence ATGCTCGAGGAAGCCCTCGAGCACCTGGTCAAGGGCATCGTCGACAACCCCGACGACGTACAGGTCGCCTCGCGCGTCCTGCGCCGCGGGCGCGTTCTGGAGGTTCGGGTGCACCCCGACGACCTCGGCAAGGTGATCGGTCGCAACGGCCGCACCGCACGCGCGCTGCGCACGGTCGTGGGTGCCATTGGCGGCCGGGGTATCCGGGTCGATCTCGTCGACGTGGACCAGGTTCGCTGA
- the lepB gene encoding signal peptidase I — MTEPATAHEGDTEQPPPHRSGGRAERRKAARRVRRRRRRSALREVPILVAVALLIALVLKTFLVQAFVIPSGSMEQTIKIGDRVLVDKLTPWFGAKPERGDVVVFKDPGGWLENEHKPSDDAPVGIKQAKQFLTFIGLLPSADEQDLIKRVVAVGGDTVRCCDKDGRITVNSTPIDEPYVHPDNAPSKLKFTVRVPPGRIFVMGDHRSNSADSRYHLDDEGRGTISEDLVVGKAVVIAWPIGHWRRLEEPETFASVGDASAAPSPAGGAPHSVSSGSALSPEAQGLTHLPTLAELPLVMGLVGLRRTWGRRQRGKRSGCGGFGGRRTIRTRRAREATRAPR; from the coding sequence CTGACGGAGCCCGCGACGGCGCACGAGGGCGACACGGAGCAACCACCGCCGCACCGGTCGGGCGGTCGGGCGGAGCGACGCAAGGCGGCCCGCCGCGTCAGGCGCAGGCGGCGCCGCTCGGCGCTGCGTGAGGTACCGATCCTCGTCGCGGTGGCGCTGCTCATCGCGCTGGTGTTGAAGACCTTCCTGGTGCAGGCGTTCGTAATCCCCTCCGGCTCCATGGAGCAGACCATCAAGATCGGCGACCGGGTGCTCGTGGACAAGCTCACGCCCTGGTTCGGCGCCAAGCCCGAGCGCGGCGACGTCGTGGTCTTCAAGGACCCCGGGGGATGGCTGGAGAACGAGCACAAGCCCAGTGACGACGCCCCCGTGGGCATCAAGCAGGCCAAGCAGTTCCTGACGTTCATCGGACTGCTGCCATCGGCCGACGAACAGGACCTGATTAAGCGTGTCGTGGCTGTCGGCGGTGACACGGTGCGCTGTTGCGACAAGGACGGTCGGATCACCGTCAACAGCACTCCCATCGACGAGCCGTACGTCCACCCGGACAATGCGCCGTCGAAGCTGAAGTTCACGGTGCGGGTGCCCCCGGGGCGTATCTTCGTCATGGGTGACCACCGGTCGAACTCGGCCGACTCGCGCTACCACCTCGACGACGAGGGACGTGGCACGATCTCAGAGGACCTGGTCGTCGGGAAGGCCGTGGTCATCGCCTGGCCGATCGGCCACTGGCGGCGGCTGGAAGAGCCGGAAACCTTCGCCTCCGTAGGCGACGCGAGTGCCGCTCCGTCCCCGGCGGGCGGGGCTCCGCATAGTGTGTCTTCCGGCTCTGCGCTTTCTCCGGAAGCGCAGGGATTGACCCATCTCCCGACCCTTGCGGAACTCCCGCTCGTTATGGGGTTGGTGGGCCTGCGTCGAACCTGGGGCAGGCGGCAGCGCGGCAAGAGGAGTGGATGTGGGGGATTTGGCGGTCGGCGCACGATCCGGACACGAAGAGCCCGAGAGGCGACCCGGGCACCCCGGTGA
- a CDS encoding P-II family nitrogen regulator, whose product MKLITAVVKPYRLDEIKQALQAFGVQGLTVTEASGYGRQRGHTEVYRGAEYTVGLVPKVRIEVLVADAEAAELVDVIVRAARTGTIGDGKVWSVPVDTAVRVRTGERGPDAL is encoded by the coding sequence ATGAAGCTCATCACGGCCGTCGTCAAGCCGTACCGTTTGGACGAGATCAAGCAAGCGCTGCAGGCGTTCGGCGTCCAGGGTCTGACGGTGACGGAGGCCAGCGGGTACGGGCGCCAGCGCGGACACACCGAGGTCTACCGGGGCGCCGAGTACACGGTGGGCCTGGTGCCGAAGGTACGCATCGAGGTCCTGGTGGCGGACGCGGAGGCCGCCGAGCTGGTCGACGTCATCGTGCGGGCCGCCCGTACCGGAACGATCGGCGACGGCAAGGTGTGGAGCGTCCCCGTGGACACGGCGGTCCGCGTACGCACCGGCGAACGCGGCCCGGACGCTCTGTAG